TCACAGGCAAGCGGATGAATGATATCAAGTAATTGAGCTTATAAGTAGCACACTGGCAACACGCcactaaaatataaatacattaaatgtaCTGAAGGAAATGTTCATTCTGTTGTTTAGCGTTGGACATGCCCCAGTTAGGTAAATTTAATCTTCTTGAGGGTTGTTGCATTACAGCTGAATGAGATAGGCAGTTATCTTATTACTGATCTTTCTGTCATTCAGGGTTTGTGTTCTGGCATTCGTGGTGTGAAGTGTGCTTGCCCAAGAGCGGTACAATGAGTATTTTCCAAGGGACATGAAGGTGGGTAGGGGATCTGTTAGCACCTTGCAAGGTCTGACCCTTTATCTTGGAAATGTTCATGCTCCTTCTCAGTCACACTGCTACTGGTGCCACCTCCTTTTGGGCAGAAATGTACAAAATGGTTGCTTCGCCTATGTTTGATAGGGAACGTCTGAAACTCAGCCTCAcggcatttattttcttcctgtgtatTTCTGCCACAGTTTCTTCCAAAATCCCCGGCCGTGCCTCTGCTCCTGTCGAGGTCAGGGGCAAGGCTCCTGCCGACTCCAGGGTGAGCGGAGGCCAGTGTTAAGCATCAGACCCAAAGCCGATTGATTGCATTAAAGCGGAGTCTCTTCATTGTTTTCCATGGGTGCTGGGTCAGGCCCTCCGAACACGATCCCGCAGCATTAACTCTCGTGACTAATCCCGCTGAACCCCAGGGAGCTACTCCGGTGCGTAAGCCCTACCAAATCCAATGCACGGCGTTAACAAGCGCTCTGCAACAGTTTAGCTCTTCCCTGGGTTGTACGGTGAAGGGAAAGGATGAGGCAGGAAAGGGGAAGCAGAAGGAGTAAGTGAACAGAGAGATTTTGAGCTGATGGTGAAGAACAACGATGTTCTGTATGGAATGCAAGTACTTAAAATAAGACGTTGGCTGTGTGttttacagataagaaaatgttattttattgaaCGGAAAGATATATATGTTTCACCGATCACATCTGAACTAATCAGTGTCGGCTTTTAGAAGAAGTCTGTAATTACTCTGAGCACGTCATTAGTTAGCTGTGAAATGAATGATATTGCTCTATTTTATTACCTCTAGTGATATAGCCATTTGTATCATAAATTCATTGACCTCATCTTAAATGATCAATCCCGTAAGACACACTTGATTCATTAATTCTTAAGTGACATTTTTTCTCCTCCGGTAATTTCCCCCTCATTGTAGGGactgttttcctgccttttagtATGGTATTGTAAGGTGTCATATTACCTGCGTATGACGTGCCCATGTTATACTTGTAAGTTAAAGAAGCAGCACAGACTGATTGCTTAcataaatagatagatagaaaataatgaaatacatgGATGTAGTATATAGACATTTCTCACTGATGTTAACTTCAACACTGAGATGCAGCATAAAATCAATGAGATAATTATTAGATATTTGGTCCATCCAGGATGTTCAAAGGAACAGAATTGTTGCCTCTAATTTCTGTGGGTTTAATTAATTTTATCTAGTGATAAAATATACAGAACGGTCTGTGATCAATATGTGAGTGAGGCAGGCAGACTTCAGAGTTTCTTGTACCTCTGTGAATTATTGCAAACAGGAGAAATCAGTAGAGAATTTCTAAGCAggatttctaaatattttaccgaggaagagaaaatatttggttAGCTAGGAGTGACATAGGAACCCACTTGAGACAAACAAATCGATGCAGCAATAAAacactaaaatatttcagtgaattttTCAACTGAtcactaataaaattaaattattagaaAAGATGCCACAAGTTGTGGgggctgaatttttctttcagtctgtttAATTAAAGTCACTGAGGGGGGTCTTCCTGGAAAGGTAAGGAGGCTGGGTTTACTCTCGTATTTCTCAGGTGCTTCTTTGGCGTCAGGCTTACAAGTTAGTCTGCTTCCTTAGCCCCGAAGGAAGGGCAAGTCTTAGCTGCACCCTCCCGGGACTAAATCAGTGAAGCAGCTGCGTGTGAAGTCCTGCCCCATCCCTTGCAGCAGCCGCCTATGGGGCCAGTCTCCTCCTCATCTTTCCCCTGCAAGCAGACACTGTTTTGTGGGTGATGGGCCGGGGTGGGCTTcgtcctgccccagcctgccctgggagctggctgggagctcCTGGTACCTCTTTGCGCAGCTCTTGGGGTACATGTGGAGACCCTCCGCCTCTTTGCACAGCCCTTGGGGCAAGAGCATACCCTGCAGGTGGCAGAAGGAGCGTGGTGGTGTGCATCCCGATTCCATACGTGCAAAATAGGCAGGGTTTTGTGGCCACAGCAGTGAGCTCTCAATCAAAAATTACTTTAAGGTAAATTCAGCAGCTTTACTGAGTTAAATAGTACCTTATTAACTCGCAGTGTAGACTCACAAATTCCCCTTTTGTCTGCTTGGAAAACAGTGGCAAGCCAGAAAATTTCAGGAGGTCAGTTATAAGAAGTTTCCATCAGATGATCCTGTGCTGACTTGCCAGGTGGGTGGCAAAACCCATACGCGTGCCAAATACCCGGGATGGTTCAGTGCCCACCGCTGCGTGTTTGCGCTGTTTGCGGCGAGGGGTTGCCCAGCTCTGGTGCTGTCTGCGACGGCTGCTGAGCCGTCCTGCGGGGAGCAGAGGGAGAGCCGATGCCTGATAAAACCCGGGAGCCCTTGGAAGTGGGGGTGCCCCCGCTTTGCCCTGCTCAGTGCACCCCTGCTTCCCATCTGCCCCATGCCTGGGGAGGGATGCACGCTCCCTGGCAGCGAAGGCGTTTACCTCAACACTTCTGTGTATGTGACAGCCTTTttgtccactttttttttaaggcgcTACATGGTGAGCCTGTGTTCGATGCAGGGCTGGACTTGTTTGTAATGCACCGGGAAATTTTCCTCCTTGCATTGAGCATCGTGCTGGAAAGACGCCCGCCCTAATGCCGCACACGTCGAGCGGCACCAGCGCTCCCTCTGCTTTATCTCACATGGCACTGTGTCTGTGTGCCCAAGCTAAAAATCCAGGCCCTGCGTTCCCAAACTTCAGGGATGACTTAATAGTTGCTACTTCTCAAGTAATTATTTAGTTTGATTTAAATGTTGGAATAAAAACTTCATGGTAGAGAGATGGACTGTGTGCGTGAGTGTGTgagtggggaggggaggcaggagcaggaatCAAATAGCAACTTGACTGGATAACCAAAAGGTTGCGGAGTTAAAATAAATGGGCTAATAGCCATAGCatatagtgtgtgtgtatatatatattaaagaTATATTACTGAAACTCAAAAATGTCACCACTGTTTATATTAAAGGAAAGCTGAGAGTTAAATGAGATGGGTAATCAGATGCCCGACATATGTTGTTTTGAATTGTTTATATGGCCAAtagttattaaaattaattatcctTTTAATGCAGTCTTTTCACAatcatattcctttttttttctttttgttttgtacaaAAGATATAGTCATTTCAAAACAAGCTAATATGGGCTATTTGGAAAAGGCAGAACAAACAATACCAGGATGTATTCTGACATGGTCGTAGGCTCAACATGCTTATAGAAAGCACCAAAAATCTCTTGTCAGTGGAGTATTTTGAGAACTAATGTAAATGACAAaaatggtttttttgtgtgtgtaaaattCTGTCAGAAAAGTAAGGCACTGAAAAATCTGACATCTGTTTATCTGTTTATAGCTATGGCAAGATTACTCATATTAATTCTTGTTTAAAATGCCATATGAAGGAAAGGCATTTGTGCAAACAAGAGTCATATTTGAATTGTAGATCATGTCTTCACCATCTGTGAGAGCTGTTGGTGTTGCAAAATTAATGTGTTAATGAAATCACAATAATTTCTCTGAAGTAATGGATTCTGAAGCCTAGAATGACTATTTTTTGAACTTTGGTGTCTAGTGGTTTACAACTGGGAAAACCTTTCACAGCTTAATTAGTTCTGcagccttaatttaaaaaaaaatggctatGCCTTCACCACACCAATAGTAACACAGAAAAGGATTaaatggaaagcagagaaacaaaacaaaaatgagccTGCAATGCAAACTTTTTGCCATAGTCTTTGAAAAGTTGCTAAATAGGCCCTTGCTTGCCAAGAAGTTTTACTCAAAGTGACTTGTACACAAGAGTGGGcaaacagctcagaaaaaaattccAGCTTGCCGAAACATCACCAATTGGGACTGTTCGAACCTCACACAAACATCCTGACTATTTCCAAGTTTCTCCTTGGAATGAAGGGCAAAGGATGAATGATGTTTTTTGCTTCATGATGCCATTTTAAAATACCACACCCTTTCCAACTTACTATTTGATACTCTTAATAGAACAGTAAATGTTACAGTGTGCTGCAGTTTAGCAGAAATGATTTGCATTCATTTCCAGCAACTTTCTGAGTCCTTTTCCAGTTATCATACTTCTTGTGTAGCATTGCATCTCAGGTGGTACAGGTGTGCTTACATTACCACTGAGGAGCAATCACAGCCATACTCATATGGATTTTGGATACTTACATATGCGTGTTATAACAGTTTATGCCAGCTGACGATTCCTCTCTGTGGTATGGGTTTAAGATATATAATGTACTGCATAAGGTAGAATTGAGATCATGGGAGCCAGAAAAGGAAGTGGCATTCAATTCACCAATGTTTTGGAGCAAAAAAAAGCATAGTTTTCACAAAAGTtaactgtgggggtttttttctgctagaaaaaTGTGAGTATTTAGAAAGCAACTGAAAAATGACTTTTGAAATAACACTATGAAGAGAAGATTGCTTTTCTTACCTGATTTGATTTTATTACTGTGTTGTAGGTATGTGACTGGTGTAAGCACATAAGACACACAAAAGAGTATCTGGATTTTGGGGACGGGGAAAGAAGGCTTCAGTTCTGCAGTGCAAAATGTCTCAATCAGTACAAAATGGACATTTTCTACAAAGAGACACAGGCCAATCTTCCAGCTGGACTGTGCAGTACATTACATCCTCCAGTCgaaaataaagcagaaggcaCTGGGGTGCAGCTGCTGACTCCAGATTCTTGGAATATACCGCTAGCAGATGCTCGGAGAAAAGCCCCATCCCCAGCGTCTGCAGCTGGCCAAATTCAAGGTCCTGGACCATCAGCGTCTACCACTGCCTCTCCGTCTGATACTGCCAACTGCTCTGTCACTAAAATCCCCACGCCAGTTCCCAAACCTATTCCCATCAGTGAGAATCCAAATATTCCACCAGTTTCTGTCCAGCCACCTGCTAGCATTGTGCCTCCAATTGGTGTCCCACCTCGCAGTCCTCCCATGGTGATGACAAACCGTGGGCCAGTTCCTCTGCCCATATTCATGGAACAGCAAATTATGCAGCAAATCCGTCCACCATTTATTCGTGGGCCGCCTCACCATGCCTCCAATCCTAACAGCCCTCTGTCAAATCCAATGATTCCTGGAATTGGTCCCCCACCAGGTGGTCCCAGAAATATGGGTCCCACCTCTAGCCCCATGCACAGGCCGATGCTTTCCCCTCATATCCATCCCCCCACCACACCTACCATGCCTGGGAATCCTCCAGGCTTGTTGCCGCCTCCCCCTCCCGGAGCTCCTTTGCCCAGTCTTCCCTTTCCCCCTGTCAGCATGATGCCAAATGGTCCTATGCCTATGCCACAGATGATGAACTTTGGATTGCCATCCCTTGCCCCGCTGGTGCCACCCCCAACTCTACTAGTGCCATATCCCGTCATTGTCCCTttgcccgtccccatccccattcccatccccatccctcacATCAACGACTCCAAACCCCCCAATGGCTTCTCCAGCAACGGCGAAAGCTTCATTCCGAGTACCTCCAGTGAGACGCCTGGGGCAAAGCCAAACAATAGCTCTTCATCTCCACGAGAGTCAAAGCAAGGATCCTCTAAGTCCTCTGACTCATCACCGAGCTGCTCAGGCCAGTCCCTAAATCAAGCTCAAGTGCTTCAGGAGCACAGTAAAAATGAAGTTGTTGACTTGACTGTCAGACCTAGTAGTCCAGTGAACAGTAAATTTGGTTTTCCTAGTGTGCTACAGGGTCCACAGGATGGTGTGATAGACCTAACAGTAGGCCACCGGTCTAGACTGCACAATGTTATCCACAGGGCTTTACACGCCCAAGTGAAAGTTGAACGTGAACCTAACAGTGTTGTAAATTTGGCTTTTGGTAGCTCAGACAAAAGGAACTGCAGCGACTGCAGGGACAACTGCAGCCCAGTTGACTCAAAAACGTTACCGTGCAGTGACGGAGCTCACTGCTGTCCCGTCTCCTTGGCCTCCAGCACGCCAGGACTGGAAGCTGGTGCAGCGGTGTGCAACGTCATTGTGAATGGCACAAAGAGCACGGAGGGTTCCAAGAACCCGGAGCCGCCCCAGGAGCCAAAAAAGCCCCAGCCCCCAGAGGAGCTGGCAGTGAGCGAGCTGGAGTCCGTTAAGGAGAACAACTGCGCATCAAATTGCCACCTCGAGGGAGATGCTGGCAAGAAAACCGGGGAAGAGCCCCTTGCTGGGGGAGACAAACAGGACCCGAACCTTAACAATCCAGCAGATGAGGACCATGCATATGCTTTGCGGATGCTGCCCAAGACAGGTTGCGTGATCCAGCCTgtgccaaaaccagcagaaaagacTGCTATTGCGCCGTGCATTATGTCAACGCCAATACTCAGCACAGGGCCAGAGGATCTGGAGCCACCATTGAAAAGGAGGTGTCTCCGAATTCGAAATCAGAATAAGTAAAGGTTTGTGTAATCACTACTGCCTTCTGTGTGAGTAAAATGAGTATTTTCAGGTACGAGGTCAAACTCGTGTGGATGTGGCCTTTGTGAAATGAGATACAGATCCCATTTATCTGCACTTTCAGAAAACTATTGGTATTTATGTTTTAATATTGTTCTTTGTGTCGTATTGCATCTGTACTTGTCAGTACTCCATCCATCGGCAGCCACATTACACTTTTGCTCACAGAACATTTCGTGATGGTGCTGGCTGTGAAATTATTGTGTTGTGTATGTCAAAGTCAGTGGTTTTCTGCCTAGGATATGGTTTAGGTCTGGGCCATTAATCTGCTTACTTATTCCAGCTGAGTTACGCAGCAACTCAAGCCTTCACGATGATGATTGAAATTGCCCTACAGCATAGCATAGAGCAGGATGACCCAGCTGCTTCCTGCTAGCTCAGATCCAATTGATTTACCAAATGGTCATCTCCAACCATCTTTCTTTGGTCTGCCTCCAGACTGCACCCTGGCTTTCAGCTGGGCTGTTCTCTGGGGCGTGAACCCCCTTTCCCTGAGTTTTCCTTCTTCGGATGTCGGTGCTTAGGGACTGCCTGCTGTTTGGGACCTGCCTGCTGTAGCTTATCTCAGCAAGACCTGTGCCATGGGGCTTTACTCTCTCACCTGAGGTGTTTGCCTTTGGTGCAATTCTCCCGCCTTAGAAAAGCAGTTGAGGtttcccccagccccgcggctgcTATATGTGCGTGGTTCCTGGCAGGGCTCCAAAGCAAGGCAGAGATATGGGTAAGTCCAACAACCGTGGCTTGTCCAAGGACAATGCTCCAGAGGCAGAACACACCCCCCCTCTTCATTCCCTATTCCCAGCCTACTGAATCCCTCTGATAAACAGCACCTTTGTAAAACTGTTAGTTTAATATATGTCTGTTGCTTCAAACCTGTGAGCAAGAAACAAGTGTAATTGCATTTGTTTAGATTCACAAGCGTGAAGAGCTTCtttcaggaaaagggaaaatggtGGGTGTTGCAAGAAATCTGTTCAGCAGTAAAATACTGACGGTTTGCCGGATGTGGCTTGATGACATGCCAGATTTCATTACAATCCGTGGAATATTCTGTAGCCTCCAGTAAATCCCTGTCCCTGGTAGCACAAATAGTGACTGCAGCGGTGCAATACGGATATTGCCTTGAAGGGCTTGGCACCTACAGCCGTAGATAGCAGCCCAGGCTGTGGAATCTGGGCCATtgcagcatctccctgctccaTCAGTTCAGGCTAATTGCACCATCAAAGATACCACAGTATAGTCAGGACTCCCTTTTTATTTGTTAACGCCACGCTCCTTGTGCTGGCTGCGGTGCCAGAAACATAACTTCCCTCAATCacaaacagtatttatttactttcttcGGTGGAACAGAACCATTATTCTTTGCTCTCGGCATGCGCTGACACATTTAAAAGATTCTTTTGTAAGTACAGAGGACAACTATAACTTCCTCGGACTGATAACCAACATATACAGTAACTCAGAAgtcaaatgaatatttaaaatctttacaCACTCCTTGGCCCTGCTGGTGGGGATCCCCCTACCCACCCCTGAGGTATGGATGGACTATATGTCCCTTTCAGCGGTGAGATCTTTATTGCAAACCCCAGTGTGCCACCTTTGGAGCTTGAAAAATTGTCTCCTCATAAAAGTTTTACCTAGGGGTCGTGATTTGATATAGTGAGAAGGCCACTATTTGACTGTATCCCTTTTATTTAATTCTAGGAGAGCTGTGGTTAACCCATCCTTTCCCACCTTGCTCAAGCTCCTCATAGTTGTGGTTTGTTTCAAGCCAGTGCTAAGAGACTTGCACATTTGTGTGCTGACACTGTAGTCAAAGAGGCTGGTTCTTAGCATCTATTTATGCTTGCCCAGACTATCCAGGCTGCAGTAATGCCACCTCTCCAGGGTCCCGATCCCAAGAAAGGTTTAGCATCATCCAGAGCCGAAGCCTTAAAACTCAGAGAGAGTTCTGGCCTCACTGAGTTGTGTATTTTTGCTTGTTGACATGATTATACATGACATCACTTCACGGATAGTGTTTGACAGAGAAAGTGGGCAAACTGAACAAGTTGCATTGAAAAGACAAGAAGGATGCTTTATCACTGAGTTATTGTCCTCAGCTCTTTGTACTCTCTAAATGTCAGTAACTGCCACTGTGGTTATCCTCAGGGATAACCATTTTTCCCATTCACCAAGAGTTTTATATATTCATTTGTCTCAGTGTAAGGGTTGTCTTACAGGAAAGTTTTCAGGTTGGCAGGCACGATTAATCTGACCCAATATAGACATCTGGAACAAAGACGCAGCTGAGCTAATTGTCTAAACTCTCTTTAAAATCAACCTAGAGAAGCAGGCGCTTCAAAGAGACAGCTGAGCTCATCCTGAAGTCGACAACTAAGACAGCTCAGATGAATTGTGCCCTAGGAGTGCCTATTTCTCCCTGCCGTGAAGGAAACTTAGGGTGACTGGCACAGACATAGATGTCCCCACGGATGCTGAAAGTTAAAAAGCCCAGCCTAGGTGTCTGCCCTGCCTCTGGGGTTTGTGCAGTAGCATAGCATGGCACGGTGATAGTTATTAGTCAGTCTGTGTTCatcccctcctctctccacaaAAAGAAAAGACGTAGCCTCTCTGCAGAAGAGATGTGAGACCAGGATCCTTCTATGCTTCAAGGGAAAGAGGATACCCAAAATACTCTGCAGAAA
The window above is part of the Accipiter gentilis chromosome 15, bAccGen1.1, whole genome shotgun sequence genome. Proteins encoded here:
- the SOBP gene encoding sine oculis-binding protein homolog isoform X2, which gives rise to MAEMEKEGRPPENKRSRKPAHPVKREINEEMKNFAENTMNELLGWYGYDKVELKDGEDIEFRNYSADGESRQHISVLKENSLPKPKLPEDSVISPYNINPSYPGLATGNGLSDSPAGSKDHGNVPIIVPLIPPPFIKPPAEDDVSNVQIMCAWCQKVGIKRYSLSMGSEVKCFCSEKCFAACRRAYFKRNKVCDWCKHIRHTKEYLDFGDGERRLQFCSAKCLNQYKMDIFYKETQANLPAGLCSTLHPPVENKAEGTGVQLLTPDSWNIPLADARRKAPSPASAAGQIQGPGPSASTTASPSDTANCSVTKIPTPVPKPIPISENPNIPPVSVQPPASIVPPIGVPPRSPPMVMTNRGPVPLPIFMEQQIMQQIRPPFIRGPPHHASNPNSPLSNPMIPGIGPPPGGPRNMGPTSSPMHRPMLSPHIHPPTTPTMPGNPPGLLPPPPPGAPLPSLPFPPVSMMPNGPMPMPQMMNFGLPSLAPLVPPPTLLVPYPVIVPLPVPIPIPIPIPHINDSKPPNGFSSNGESFIPSTSSETPGAKPNNSSSSPRESKQGSSKSSDSSPSCSGQSLNQAQVLQEHSKNEVVDLTVRPSSPVNSKFGFPSVLQGPQDGVIDLTVGHRSRLHNVIHRALHAQVKVEREPNSVVNLAFGSSDKRNCSDCRDNCSPVDSKTLPCSDGAHCCPVSLASSTPGLEAGAAVCNVIVNGTKSTEGSKNPEPPQEPKKPQPPEELAVSELESVKENNCASNCHLEGDAGKKTGEEPLAGGDKQDPNLNNPADEDHAYALRMLPKTGCVIQPVPKPAEKTAIAPCIMSTPILSTGPEDLEPPLKRRCLRIRNQNK
- the SOBP gene encoding sine oculis-binding protein homolog isoform X1, encoding MAEMEKEGRPPENKRSRKPAHPVKREINEEMKNFAENTMNELLGWYGYDKVELKDGEDIEFRNYSADGESRQHISVLKENSLPKPKLPEDSVISPYNINPSYPGLATGNGLSDSPAGSKDHGNVPIIVPLIPPPFIKPPAEDDVSNVQIMCAWCQKVGIKRYSLSMGSEVKCFCSEKCFAACRRAYFKRNKARDEDGHAENFPQQHYAKETPRLAFKNNCELLVCDWCKHIRHTKEYLDFGDGERRLQFCSAKCLNQYKMDIFYKETQANLPAGLCSTLHPPVENKAEGTGVQLLTPDSWNIPLADARRKAPSPASAAGQIQGPGPSASTTASPSDTANCSVTKIPTPVPKPIPISENPNIPPVSVQPPASIVPPIGVPPRSPPMVMTNRGPVPLPIFMEQQIMQQIRPPFIRGPPHHASNPNSPLSNPMIPGIGPPPGGPRNMGPTSSPMHRPMLSPHIHPPTTPTMPGNPPGLLPPPPPGAPLPSLPFPPVSMMPNGPMPMPQMMNFGLPSLAPLVPPPTLLVPYPVIVPLPVPIPIPIPIPHINDSKPPNGFSSNGESFIPSTSSETPGAKPNNSSSSPRESKQGSSKSSDSSPSCSGQSLNQAQVLQEHSKNEVVDLTVRPSSPVNSKFGFPSVLQGPQDGVIDLTVGHRSRLHNVIHRALHAQVKVEREPNSVVNLAFGSSDKRNCSDCRDNCSPVDSKTLPCSDGAHCCPVSLASSTPGLEAGAAVCNVIVNGTKSTEGSKNPEPPQEPKKPQPPEELAVSELESVKENNCASNCHLEGDAGKKTGEEPLAGGDKQDPNLNNPADEDHAYALRMLPKTGCVIQPVPKPAEKTAIAPCIMSTPILSTGPEDLEPPLKRRCLRIRNQNK